The Cellulosimicrobium sp. ES-005 genome segment CGGGCGAGGTCCGGCTCCAGCCCGCGAGCACGCCGTCGCGTCGCAGCGGGCGCTCGTCCCGCGGCGCCGCCGCCACCCTGCGCGACGTGACCGCCGTCGTCGACGTCCCCGGCATCAGCGAGCCCGACGACGCGCTCACCGTGGCCGACGTCGTCGCCGAGGGCCTCGCGCTCGCCGGCCGCCGCTCGCTGCCCTCCGACGTGACGCGCTGGCTCGCCGACCACTCGCTCACCGCCGACCGCTCCCGGCGCCTCGACCAGGTCCCCGGCGTCGTGCGCACCGCGCTCCTCGCGGCGCTCGCGGCCGAGGACCCCGACGTCCGCTTCCTCGTGCTCACCCTCCCGGACCGCCACGGCGGCGAGCCGTCGGGCTGGTGGGAGGTCGCGCAGTCCCTCGCCGCCGCGGGCTACGGCGTGCTCGTGCAGTGCACGCGCGCCTCGGCCCGCGACCTCGGCGTCGACCTGCCCCCGGCCCGCGGCGCGTCGATCCACGAGCCGCCCGTCGTCGTCCTGCGCACGCGCCCGACCCCGCCCCCCGCCCCTGACCCGGCCCCGGTCGACCCCCCGGACGCCGCCGAACCCGGGATCGCTCCCCAGGCTGGCGACGACCTGAGGAGCGATCCCGGGCTCGACGAGCGGGCCGCCGCCGAGAACGACCCCGAGGAGGGCCGATGACCGCGATCCGGCTCGGGCTGTCCGAGCTCCGGCGCCTCGCCGCCGGTACGCTGCCGCGCCTCGCCATCCTCGCGATGGCGCTCATCCCGACGCTCTACGCCGGGCTGTACCTGTTCGCGAACCACGACCCGTACGACAAGCTCGACCAGATCCCCGCCGCCCTCGTCGTGCTCGACGAGGGCACGACGACCACCGACGCCCAGACCGGGGCGACGACGGAGCGCCACTTCGGCCGCGACGTCGCCGACCAGCTCCTCGACGACGGCGGCTTCGGCTGGGTCGAGACGAGCCAGGTCGACGCCGAGTACGGCGTGCGGTCGGGGCGGTACGACGCCGCGCTCGTCATCGGCCCCACGTTCTCCGCCGACCTCGCGTCCGCGGGAGAGTTCGAGCCCCAGCAGGCGAGCCTCACGCTCATCACCAACGACGCGAACAACTACCTCGCCCGCACGATCGCGGACCAGATCGTCGGCAAGGTGCGCGACTCGATCGCGGAACAGGTGGGCACGGAGGCGGCCGACACGTTCCTGCGCGGCTTCGCGTCCATCCACACGAACCTCGCCGACGCCGTGGACGGTGCGGACCAGCTCCTCGACGGCGCGACGCAGCTCCGCGACGGCCTCGTCACGGCGGACGACGGCGCGCACACCCTCGCCGACGGCGCGGGCCAGGCCGCCGACGGCGCCGAGCGTCTCGACGCGAGCACCGGGACGCTCGCGGACGCCGTCGGGCAGCTCGACGACGGCGCGGAGGCGCTCGCGTCCGGGCTCGGCACGCTCCGGGGCGCGACGTCGTCGCTGCCCGCCCAGACCCAGCAGCTCGCCGACGGCGCCGCGCAGGTCGCGGACGGGAACGCGCAGGTCGCGCAGTACGGGCAGCAGGCGGCCGCGGCCGCGGGCGAGGTGCTCCCGACGCTCGACACGATCCGCGGCGACGTCGACGCGCAGCTCGACCAGCTCGTCGCCGACGGCGTCCTCGACCAGGCGACGGCCGCCCAGGTGCGGTCGCAGGTCGCGCCCGTGCTCGACCAGCAGCGCGAGCAGGTCCAGGGTGCCGTCGACCAGGTGACCGCCGCGTCCGGCAAGCTCGACCAGCTCGCCGACGGCTCGCGCCAGGTGTCCGAGGGCGCGGCCCGGCTCGCGGCCGCGACGCCTCAGCTCACGGCGGGCATCGCGAGCGCGGCGGACGGCGCGGACCGCCTCGCCGACGGCACGGGACAGCTCGCCGCAGCGACCCCGCAGCTCGTGGACGGCGTCTCGCAGCTCGCCGACGGCACGCGCCAGGTGTCCGACGGCGCGACCTCGCTCGCGGACGGGACGTCGCAGCTCCGCGACGGCTCGGGCGAGCTCGTCGACGGCGTCACGCAGCTCCGCGACGGGCTCGCCGAGGGCCTCGGCCAGGTGCCGGACCTCGACGAGCAGACCCGCCAGGACACCGCCGAGACCATCGGCAACCCGGTCTCCGTGAAGAACGAGGCGCTCTCCTCCGCCGGCACGTACGGCGGCGGCCTCGCGCCGTTCTTCCTGTCGCTCGCGACCTGGATCGGCGCCTACGTGCTCTTCCTCCTCGTGCGGCCGCTGTCGTCGCGGGCCCTCGCCGCCGGGCGGTCCGGCCTCGCCACCGCCCTGGGCGGCTGGCTCACCCCGGCCGCGATCGGCGTCGTGCAGGTCGCGGCCATGTTCACCGTGACCAAGTTCGCGCTCGACATCGACCCCGTGCACGGCGTCGGGACCGCGCTGTTCCTCGTGCTCGTCTCCGCGACGTTCGTCGCGATCCTCCAGGCGCTCAACGTCTGGCTCGGCGCCGCCGGGCAGTTCCTCGGGCTCGTCCTCATGCTCGTCCAGCTCGTCACCGCCGGCGGCACGTTCCCGTGGCAGACCATCCCGCAGCCGCTGCGCTCGATGCACCAGTTCCTGCCCATGACGTACGCCGTCGAGGGCCTGCGCCAGCTCCTCTACGGCGGCAACATGGCGACGGTGACGCGCGACGTCACGGTCCTCGTCGTCGTGCTGGTCGCCGCCCTCGCCCTGACCACGATCGCCGCCCGCAAGCAGCGCGTCTGGACGATCAAGAAGCTCCAACCAGAGCTCGTCCTCTGACCCACGAGACCGCGCCCCGGTCCGCCGAGGTAGAGCCCTGGTTGGCCGAGGTAGAGCCCTGGTTGGCCGAGGTAGAGCCCTGGTTGGCCGAGGTAGAGCCCTGGTTGGCCGAGGTAGAGCCCTGGTTGGGCGAGGTAGAGCCGTAGTTGCGCGAGGTAGAGCCGTGGTCGTGTCCGACGGCGTGTGGTCGCCCTGGGTGGTCGGGGTGGGTGGTGGTGCCGCGTCTACCATCCGCGCCGCTCGTTCCTCGCGTCGCTCCCGCCAGGCCCGCCACGACGCGGCACCACCACCCACCCCGACCCGGCTTCGTCTCGCCGTGGTCTTCGCTCACCTGGGCGAACTGCCCGCGGCGTCGTTCGCCCACCTCGGGCGGCGACCCGCCGTGGCGGGCGACCGGCCGCCGTCGGGCTTCAGGTGCCCATGCCGGCCGGTAGCCCGGACGTGACGGGTGACCACGCGCCGTCGCGCCCGACCAGGCATCTCTGTCGGCGGACCGGACACTTACGTCGGCATACCACGCCTCTTCGTCGGCGGACCACGCCTCTACCTCGGCGGGCCAGGGCCCGAGGTCGGCGGACCACGCCTCTACCTCGACCGACCAGGGCTCTACCTCGGCAGGGCGGCTGCCAGGGGGCGGACGGTTCCGGGGGTTCGGGCGCGAGGGTGCGACAATCGCGACGTGTCCGCTGAGATCGACGCCAACCCGACCCCCGCCCCGCAGCACCCCGGGAACGGCTCGCGGCGGTCCGGCTCCCGCGCGACGCCGTCGCCGGAGGCGGAGCGCGCGGCCGCTCTCCGCGAGGCCGAACGGGCGGCCGACGCGGCCCGCACGGCGCTCGCCGAGGCGCTGCGGACGGTCGTGCGCGGCGGGGTCGACTCCTCCACGCGCCGCCGGGCCGAGTACTCGACGGACGCGTCGAACTACCGCGTCGTGCCCGAGGCCGTGGTGTACCCGCAGGACGCGGACGACGTCGTCGCGGCGCTCGACGTGCTGCGCGAGCTCGAGGTTCCGGTCACGGCGCGCGGCGCGGGCACGTCCGTCGCGGGGAACTCGATCGGCCCGGGCGTGGTCCTCGACTTCACGCGGCACGTGAACCGCGTGCTCGACGTGGACCCGGAGGCGCGCACGGCGCGCATCGAGCCGGGCGTGGTCATGTCGGCTCTCCAGCAGGAGGCCGCGCCGCACGGGCTGCGGTTCGGCCCGGACCCGTCGACGCAGAACCGCGCGACGCTCGGCGGCATGATCGGCAACAACGCGTGCGGGCCGCACGCCGTCGCGTACGGGCGCACGGTCGACAACGTCGTCGCGCTCGACGTCGTCGACGGCCGGGGCCGCCGCTTCACCGCGGGCAAGGGCGACCCGACGTTCGCGGCGGTCCCCGGCCTGGCGGAGCTCGTCCGCGAGAACCTCGCGCTGATCCGCACGGAGTTCGGGCGGTTCGGGCGCCAGGTGTCGGGCTACTCGCTGGAGCACCTGCTGCCGGAGAACGGGTCGGACCTCGCGAAGGCGCTCGTCGGCACCGAGGGCACGCTCGTGACGATCCTCGAGGCCACGGTCCGGCTGGTGCCGGTGCCGTCCAAGCCGACGCTCGTCGTGCTCGGCTACCCGGACATGCCGTCCGCGGCCGACGACGTCCCGACCTTCCTGAACCTCAACCCGCTCGCGGTCGAGGGTCTCGACGCGCGGCTCGTCGACGTCGTGCGCCGCGCCAAGGGCGACGCGTCCGTGCCGCCGCTGCCGCCGGGCGCCGGCTGGCTCATGGTCGAGGTCGGCGGCGCGACGCCCGAGGAGGCGATGGCGAACGCGGAGGCGATCGTCGCGGCGTCGGGCAGCGAGGCCACGATGATCCTGCCCGCAGGCCCCGAGGCGACCAAGATGTGGCAGATCCGGGCCGACGGCGCGGGGCTCGCCGGGCGCACGCCCGCGGGCGAGCAGGCGTGGCCGGGCTGGGAGGACTCCGCCGTCCCGCCGGAGAAGCTGGGCGACTACCTGCGCGACCTCGACGCGCTCATGGCGCGCTACGGCGTCGACGGCCTGCCGTACGGGCACTTCGGCGACGGTTGCGTGCACCTGCGCATCGACATCCCGCTCGAGGCGTCGGGGTCGGTGCTGCGCACGTTCATGCTCGAGGCGGCGGAGCTCGTCGCGAAGTACGGCGGCTCGCTCTCGGGCGAGCACGGCGACGGCCGCGCGCGCTCGGAGCTGCTGCCGGTCATGTACAGCCCCGAGGCGATCGCCCTCATGGAGCGGTTCAAGGCCCTGTTCGACCCGCAGGACGTCATGAACCCGGGCGTCGTCGTGCGCCCGAGCGCGATCGACGACGACCTGCGCCGCCCGCACGCGCACCCGCTGCTGTCGACGGTCGGCGCGCCGGGCACACCCGGCACGAGCACGGCCGCGCCCGCGAAGGTCACGAAGATCTCGCGCCGCGCCGGTTACCAGGGCTTCTCGTTCGCGCACGACCACGGCGACATGACGCAGGCCGTGCACCGGTGCGTCGGCGTCGGCAAGTGCCGCGCCGACACCAGCGCCGCGGGCGGGTTCATGTGTCCGTCGTACCAGGCGACGAAGGACGAGAAGGACGTCACGCGCGCCCGCGCCCGCGTGCTCCAGGAGGCGGTCAACGGCACGCTCGTCGGCGGCCTCGCGGCACCCGAGGTGCGCGAGTCGCTCGACCTGTGCCTGTCCTGCAAGGCGTGCTCGAGCGACTGCCCTGCGGGCGTCGACATGGCGCAGTACAAGTCCGAGGTGCTGTACCGCACGTACCGCGGCAAGCTGCGCCCCGTCGACCACTACTCGCTCGGCTGGCTGCCGATCTGGGCGCGCCTCGCCACGGGCATGCCGCGCCTGGCGAACAAGCTGCTCGGGTTCCGGCCGCTCGCGAAGGCGGTCCTGTGGGCGGGCGGCATGGACACGCGTCGCTCGATGACGGAGTTCGCCGAGGTGCCGTTCCGCACGTGGTGGAAGCGCGGCGGCGCGACCCAGGGCGTCCCCGGCCTGCGCATCGGCGAGCGGCCCGGCCACCCCGTGCGCGACGAGCGCCCCCAGGTCGTGCTGTGGACCGACTCGTTCAGCGACAACATGTCGCCCGGGGTGCCGCAGGCGGCCGTGAAGGTGCTCACCGCGGCCGGGTACGACGTCGTCGTGCCCGACGAGCAGGCGTGCTGCGGCCTCACGTGGATCAGCACGGGCCAGCTCGACGGCGCGCGCAAGCGCCTGGAGAACCTGCTGTCCGTGCTCGGCCCGTACGCCGTGAACGGCATCCCGATCCTGGGGCTCGAGCCGTCGTGCACGGCCGTGCTGCGCTCCGACCTCGTCGACCTGTTCCCCGACGACCCGCGCGCCCGGGCGGTCTCCGCCGCGACGCGCACGCTCGCCGAACTCCTCACGTCCGTGGACACCGCGCCCGGGCGCGAGTCCGGGTGGCGCGTGCCCGACCTGTCGGACGTGACGGCCGTCGTGCAGCCGCACTGCCACCAGCACTCGGTGATGGGCTTCGCCGCCGACGAGCGCCTGCTGCGCGACGCGGGCGCGACGATCAAGGTCCTCGCCGGGTGCTGCGGCCTCGCGGGCAACTTCGGCATGCAGAAGGGCCACTACGAGACGTCGGTCGCCGTCGCGGAGAACGCGCTGCTCCCCGCGCTGCGCGACGCCGCCCCGGGTGACGTGTACCTCGCGGACGGCTTCTCGTGCCGCACCCAGGCCGACGACCTCGCCGGCGTCCAGGGCAAGGCCCTCGTCGAGCTGCTCGCCGAGCGGCTCTGAGCGTCGCGCTGCGCGGCCAGGTCGCCCGACGGCGCTCGGCCGCCCGCCCGGGCGGCCGTCAGCCGCGCGCGGGGTGCACGTCCGTGATCGCGTAGCACTCCTCGTCGTCGATCGCGCGCGGCATCGGGTCGAGCGTGAGCGACGTCGGGTAGCCCAGCTCGTCGTCGAACGCGACGTCGGTGACGTCCTCGTGGCGCTCGTCGACGAGGTCGAGGAACCCGTCGATCGTGCGGCCGCCGCTCTCGACGTAGGACTCGGGGGTCATCTCCAGGTGCGCGAGGCTCGCGGAGACCGCGACCACCTCGCCGGCCGCGACCTCGACGTCGAAGTCCCCGACGAGGTTCCGCTCGCCGCACGACGACGTCAGGGTGAACGCGTAGTCGTCGTACCCCGCCGCAGCCCACCGGTCCCGTGCCTCCGCGAGCCCGGCGACGGGCCCCTCGGCGCTCGCGGGCGCGCACGCGGTCACGAGCGGCGCGACGACGAGCGCGCCCAGGGCGAGCACCGCCGTCGTCCAGGACGGCCGAGCACGGCGGCGCGAGGTCTTCTCCATGCCCTGCTCGTGTGCCGACCTGGCCCGGTCTTGCCCTGCGCTGCACGTTCGTGCACCGAGGTGCGGTCCGTGGGGCCTGGCGTGAGCATGGCAGGGGAGCGCCACCGCGGGCGGCGCTCCTTTCCTGTCGTCAGCGGTGAGAGGGAGTGGCATGTACTACTCGAGCGGCAACTACGAGGCGTTCGCGCGGCCGCGCAAGCCGGAGCGGACGGACCGGCTCGGGTCCGTGCACCTGGTGGGAGCGGGCCTCGCGTCGCTCTCCGCGGCGGGCTTCCTCGTCCGCGACGGCCAGGTCCCGGGGGAGAAGATCACCGTCTACGAGCGGCTCAGGCTCCCCGGTGGTGCGCTCGACGGCATCAAGGAGCCGCGGCGCGGGTTCGTGATCCGCGGCGGGCGCGAGCTCGAGGACCACATGGAGTGTCTGTGGGACCTGTTCCGCTCCGTGCCGTCGATCGAGACCGAGGGAGTGTCGGTCCTCGACGAGTTCTACTGGCTCAACAAGGACGACCCGAACTTCTCGCTCCAGCGCGTCACCGAGGACCGTGGGAAGGACGCGCGCTTCGACAACCTGTTCCGCCTCGACGAGAAGGCGCAGAAGGAGATCACGAAGATCTTCCTCGCGCGCCGCGAGGACATGGAGGGCAAGTCGATCGAGGACGTCATGTCGCGGCACTTCCTCGACAGCCAGTTCTGGCTCTACTGGCGCACGATGTTCGCGTTCCAGGAATGGCACAGCGCGCTCGAGTTCAAGCTGTACCTGCACCGGTTCATCCACCACGTCGGCGGCCTGCCCGACCTCTCGGCGCTCAAGTTCACCAAGTACAACCAGTACGAGTCGATGGTGCTGCCGCTCACGCGCTGGCTCATGGACCAGGGTGTCACCTTCCGGTTCCACGTCGAGGTCACCGACGTCGACTTCGAGCTCGCCCCGGACCGCAAGGTCGCCACGCGGCTGCACCTGCTGGACCACGCGGCGGCCCACGAGTCCGGCGGGGCCGCCGTCGAGCGGACGATCGATCTCGACGAGGACGACCTCGTCATCGCGACCATCGGCTCGCTCACGGAGAACTCCGACAACGGCGACCAGCACACGCCCGCGCGCCTCGACACGGGGCCCGCGCCCGCGTGGGACCTGTGGCGGCGCATCGCGGCCAAGGACCCGTCGTTCGGCCGGCCCGACGTGTTCAGCACCGACATCCCGCGCACCAAGTGGCAGTCCGCCACGGTCACGACCCTCGACCGGCGCATCCCCGAGTACATCGAGCGCATCTGCCGGCGCGACCCGTTCAGCGGGAAGGTCGTCACGGGCGGCATCGTCACCGCGCGCGACTCGGCCTGGCTCATGAGCTGGACCGTCAATCGGCAGCCGCACTTCAAGGCGCAGTCGCCGGACGAGATCGTCGTGTGGGTCTACGGCCTGTTCGTGGACACCCCGGGCGACTACGTGAAGAAGTCGCTCCAGGAGTGCACGGGCGAGGAGATCACGCAGGAGTGGCTGTACCACCTCGGCGTCCCCGAGGCCGACATCCCGACCCTCGCCGCCGAGGCCGCGAGCTGCGTGCCCGTGATGATGCCGTACGTCACGGCGTTCTTCATGCCCCGTCACGCGGGCGACCGGCCTCAGGTCGTGCCCGACGGCGCACGCAACTTCGCGTTCATCGGCCAGTTCGCCGAGACGACGCGGGACACGATCTTCACCACCGAGTACTCCGTGCGCACCGGCATGGAGGCGGCCTACCAGCTCCTCGACCTGGAGCGCGGCGTCCCTGAGGTCTTCAACAGCACGTACGACGTCCGCAAGCTGCTCGCCGCGGTGAGCGCCCTGCGCGACGGC includes the following:
- a CDS encoding YhgE/Pip domain-containing protein gives rise to the protein MTAIRLGLSELRRLAAGTLPRLAILAMALIPTLYAGLYLFANHDPYDKLDQIPAALVVLDEGTTTTDAQTGATTERHFGRDVADQLLDDGGFGWVETSQVDAEYGVRSGRYDAALVIGPTFSADLASAGEFEPQQASLTLITNDANNYLARTIADQIVGKVRDSIAEQVGTEAADTFLRGFASIHTNLADAVDGADQLLDGATQLRDGLVTADDGAHTLADGAGQAADGAERLDASTGTLADAVGQLDDGAEALASGLGTLRGATSSLPAQTQQLADGAAQVADGNAQVAQYGQQAAAAAGEVLPTLDTIRGDVDAQLDQLVADGVLDQATAAQVRSQVAPVLDQQREQVQGAVDQVTAASGKLDQLADGSRQVSEGAARLAAATPQLTAGIASAADGADRLADGTGQLAAATPQLVDGVSQLADGTRQVSDGATSLADGTSQLRDGSGELVDGVTQLRDGLAEGLGQVPDLDEQTRQDTAETIGNPVSVKNEALSSAGTYGGGLAPFFLSLATWIGAYVLFLLVRPLSSRALAAGRSGLATALGGWLTPAAIGVVQVAAMFTVTKFALDIDPVHGVGTALFLVLVSATFVAILQALNVWLGAAGQFLGLVLMLVQLVTAGGTFPWQTIPQPLRSMHQFLPMTYAVEGLRQLLYGGNMATVTRDVTVLVVVLVAALALTTIAARKQRVWTIKKLQPELVL
- a CDS encoding FAD-linked oxidase C-terminal domain-containing protein, producing MRTVVRGGVDSSTRRRAEYSTDASNYRVVPEAVVYPQDADDVVAALDVLRELEVPVTARGAGTSVAGNSIGPGVVLDFTRHVNRVLDVDPEARTARIEPGVVMSALQQEAAPHGLRFGPDPSTQNRATLGGMIGNNACGPHAVAYGRTVDNVVALDVVDGRGRRFTAGKGDPTFAAVPGLAELVRENLALIRTEFGRFGRQVSGYSLEHLLPENGSDLAKALVGTEGTLVTILEATVRLVPVPSKPTLVVLGYPDMPSAADDVPTFLNLNPLAVEGLDARLVDVVRRAKGDASVPPLPPGAGWLMVEVGGATPEEAMANAEAIVAASGSEATMILPAGPEATKMWQIRADGAGLAGRTPAGEQAWPGWEDSAVPPEKLGDYLRDLDALMARYGVDGLPYGHFGDGCVHLRIDIPLEASGSVLRTFMLEAAELVAKYGGSLSGEHGDGRARSELLPVMYSPEAIALMERFKALFDPQDVMNPGVVVRPSAIDDDLRRPHAHPLLSTVGAPGTPGTSTAAPAKVTKISRRAGYQGFSFAHDHGDMTQAVHRCVGVGKCRADTSAAGGFMCPSYQATKDEKDVTRARARVLQEAVNGTLVGGLAAPEVRESLDLCLSCKACSSDCPAGVDMAQYKSEVLYRTYRGKLRPVDHYSLGWLPIWARLATGMPRLANKLLGFRPLAKAVLWAGGMDTRRSMTEFAEVPFRTWWKRGGATQGVPGLRIGERPGHPVRDERPQVVLWTDSFSDNMSPGVPQAAVKVLTAAGYDVVVPDEQACCGLTWISTGQLDGARKRLENLLSVLGPYAVNGIPILGLEPSCTAVLRSDLVDLFPDDPRARAVSAATRTLAELLTSVDTAPGRESGWRVPDLSDVTAVVQPHCHQHSVMGFAADERLLRDAGATIKVLAGCCGLAGNFGMQKGHYETSVAVAENALLPALRDAAPGDVYLADGFSCRTQADDLAGVQGKALVELLAERL
- a CDS encoding DUF6174 domain-containing protein yields the protein MEKTSRRRARPSWTTAVLALGALVVAPLVTACAPASAEGPVAGLAEARDRWAAAGYDDYAFTLTSSCGERNLVGDFDVEVAAGEVVAVSASLAHLEMTPESYVESGGRTIDGFLDLVDERHEDVTDVAFDDELGYPTSLTLDPMPRAIDDEECYAITDVHPARG
- a CDS encoding oleate hydratase, producing MYYSSGNYEAFARPRKPERTDRLGSVHLVGAGLASLSAAGFLVRDGQVPGEKITVYERLRLPGGALDGIKEPRRGFVIRGGRELEDHMECLWDLFRSVPSIETEGVSVLDEFYWLNKDDPNFSLQRVTEDRGKDARFDNLFRLDEKAQKEITKIFLARREDMEGKSIEDVMSRHFLDSQFWLYWRTMFAFQEWHSALEFKLYLHRFIHHVGGLPDLSALKFTKYNQYESMVLPLTRWLMDQGVTFRFHVEVTDVDFELAPDRKVATRLHLLDHAAAHESGGAAVERTIDLDEDDLVIATIGSLTENSDNGDQHTPARLDTGPAPAWDLWRRIAAKDPSFGRPDVFSTDIPRTKWQSATVTTLDRRIPEYIERICRRDPFSGKVVTGGIVTARDSAWLMSWTVNRQPHFKAQSPDEIVVWVYGLFVDTPGDYVKKSLQECTGEEITQEWLYHLGVPEADIPTLAAEAASCVPVMMPYVTAFFMPRHAGDRPQVVPDGARNFAFIGQFAETTRDTIFTTEYSVRTGMEAAYQLLDLERGVPEVFNSTYDVRKLLAAVSALRDGEELDLPGPRILRDRLQKKVDATEIGELLAEFSLLSHDE